From the genome of Nyctibius grandis isolate bNycGra1 chromosome W, bNycGra1.pri, whole genome shotgun sequence, one region includes:
- the LOC137675728 gene encoding LOW QUALITY PROTEIN: uncharacterized protein (The sequence of the model RefSeq protein was modified relative to this genomic sequence to represent the inferred CDS: deleted 1 base in 1 codon), with translation MRVQLQGYDPVGITETREFADDTKLGGVADTPEGCAAVQRDLDGLEKWAGRSLVRFNEGKGTVLHLGRNNPMHQYMLEADRLESSFAEKHITINSTSSYNSLFRDLAARPRGRSTTRRRSLRGLAPRLLPPPPGRIPPRPEGTQTPRAPASTRSTRADPPRGRGQANPTDETANRGAGSAGGDLAAQWAPRRAWPSGGSAGATTTGVVVADEIIGARAARAGGATTVFGKIIGKALPANVIYEDEECLAFRDLSPQAPALFLVVPKEPIIRLSEAEDSGEPLLGHLMTAGKKRAAHLGLTNGFRTVADEGPEGGQSACHVQHLHVLGGRRLGWPPG, from the exons ATGCGTGTGCAGTTGCAGGGCTACGATCCTGTTGGGATCACGGAGACGCG cgagtttgctgatgacacaaaactgggaggagtggctgatacgccggagggctgtgctgccgtccagagggacctcgacgggctggagaaatgggccgGCAGGAGCCTCGTGCGGTTCAACGAGGGGAAGGGCacagtcctgcacctggggaggaacaaccccatgcaccagtacatgctggaGGCCGAccggctggaaagcagctttgcagaaaagcac ATAACAATAAATAGTACTTCTAGCTACAACAGCCTCTTCCGAGACCTCGCTGCCCGCCCACGGGGTCGCAGCACCACACGTCGCAGATCCCTCCGCGGACTCGCCCCACGgcttctccctccacccccaggTCGGATCCCTCCGCGCCCCGAGGGCACGCAAACTCCCCGAGCCCCGGCAAGCACCAGGTCGACGAGGGCGGACCCGCCGAGGGGGCGGGGACAGGCGAACCCGACAGACGAGACAGCCAATCGAGGCGCGGGATCGGCCGGCGGCGATCTGGCGGCCCAATGGGCGCCGCGGAGGGCCTGGCCGAGTGGAGGAAGCGCGGGGGCGACGACAACGGGCGTTGTCGTGGCTGACGAGATTATTGGGGCGCGGGCCGCCCGGGCCGGTGGCGCCACTACTGTCTTCGGAAAGATCATCGGCAAGGCGCTT CCCGCCAACGTCATCTACGAGGACGAGGAG TGCCTTGCGTTCCGTGATCTTTCACCCCAAGCTCCGGCGCTTTTCCTAGTCGTGCCTAAGGAGCCAATTATCAGGTTATCTGAAGCGGAAGATTCTGGTGAACCT cttcttgGGCATTTAATGACTGCTGGCAAGAAGCGCGCTGCTCACCTGGGCCTGACCAATGGATTCCGGACGGTTGCGGATGAAGGGCCCGAGGGTGGGCAGTCTGCCTGTCACGTACAACATCTACACGTTCTGGGTGGCCGTCGGTTGGGCTGGCCGCCTGGCTAA